In the Aythya fuligula isolate bAytFul2 chromosome 8, bAytFul2.pri, whole genome shotgun sequence genome, one interval contains:
- the AK4 gene encoding adenylate kinase 4, mitochondrial, translated as MASKVLRAVVLGPPGSGKGTVCERIARSFGLQHLSSGQFLRESLGRGGEVGVLAKQYLERGLLVPDHVITRVMMTELEKRRGEHWLLDGFPRTLGQAEALDRICELDLVISLNIPFETLKDRLSARWIHPASGRVYNMEFNPPHVHGIDDLTGEPLVQREDDKPEAVAARLRKYKDAAKPVIELYKSRGILHSFSGTETNKIWPYVYALLSNKIPPLHSEEEN; from the exons ATGGCGTCCAAGGTGCTGCGGGCTGTGGTGCTGGGCCCCCCCGGCTCGGGCAAGGGGACGGTGTGCGAGAGGATCGCCCGCAGCTtcgggctgcagcacctctccagcGGGCAGTTCCTGAGGGAGAGCCTCGGCCGGGGCGGCG AAGTTGGCGTCTTGGCAAAGCAGTACCTTGAGCGAGGCCTCCTGGTGCCCGACCACGTCATCACGCGCGTGATGATGACGGAGCTGGAGAAGCGGCGAGGGGAGCACTGGCTGCTCGACG GTTTCCCGCGGACGCTGGGGCAAGCCGAGGCGCTGGACAGGATCTGCGAGCTGGACCTGGTGATCAGCCTGAACATCCCCTTCGAGACGCTGAAGGACCGCCTGAGCGCCCGCTGGATCCACCCGGCGAGCGGCAGGGTCTACAACATGGAGTTCAACCCGCCCCACGTGCAC GGCATCGACGACCTGACGGGCGAGCCGCTGGTCCAGCGCGAGGACGACAAACCCGAGGCCGTCGCTGCCCGCCTGAGGAAGTACAAGGACGCTGCCAAGCCGGTGATAGAGCTGTACAA GAGCAGGGGCATCCTGCACTCGTTTTCGGGGACGGAGACCAACAAGATCTGGCCGTACGTGTACGCTCTGCTTTCCAACAAGATCCCCCCTCTGCACTCAGAGGAGGAAAACTAA